One Streptosporangium sp. NBC_01495 DNA window includes the following coding sequences:
- a CDS encoding condensation domain-containing protein: MSTETTTERVTLSFNQEFLCMFDRGDEEGPFGPEYIIVCGWRVHGAVDPEKLRGALDDLVERHESLRTSVVRDGETRYQKVLPPGSPHLEIRDLPPTEPAERERRAEELLIEMESGAYGVSEPPLIRAVLARFDPRDAVLALIAHHSAVDEWSTQLMIRDLAAFYAERSGHGPRELPETVQYREYAVWERANSDTEATAKSRLYWREKLRGARIFPMSTDHLRSEGLPKGTSAHRFLIDKDLTTRALAIARSMRSSPFIFMLAVYKVLLREMFGSTDIVVPTLTLGRGKARFHETVGSFFNYVPLRTDLEGCENFRDVLARTRKTCVEAYSNDIPFAQIVAEAPDITETFVGDDRAVFAFQVHQFPFVMERERIGDLEYSDLRRRVLSQEVSTDIPDGALWTLGVDPSGEIIGNLGFNNNLFDESTVVEIAQKYCRLLRELVDDPDSSLKKI, encoded by the coding sequence GTGAGCACCGAGACCACGACCGAGCGCGTCACGCTCTCGTTCAACCAGGAATTCCTCTGCATGTTCGACAGGGGCGACGAGGAGGGTCCGTTCGGCCCCGAGTACATCATCGTCTGCGGCTGGCGGGTCCACGGCGCCGTCGACCCCGAGAAGTTGCGGGGGGCGCTGGACGACCTGGTCGAGCGGCACGAGTCGCTGCGCACGTCGGTCGTCCGCGACGGCGAGACCCGCTACCAGAAGGTCCTCCCGCCGGGATCGCCGCACCTCGAGATACGCGATCTGCCGCCCACCGAGCCCGCCGAGCGCGAGCGGCGCGCGGAGGAACTCCTCATCGAGATGGAGTCCGGGGCGTACGGGGTCTCCGAGCCGCCCCTCATCCGGGCGGTGCTCGCGCGGTTCGATCCGCGGGACGCGGTCCTCGCGCTCATCGCCCACCACTCGGCGGTCGACGAGTGGTCGACACAGCTGATGATCCGCGACCTGGCGGCGTTCTACGCCGAGCGGAGCGGGCACGGGCCGCGGGAGCTGCCGGAGACCGTGCAGTACCGGGAGTACGCGGTCTGGGAGCGGGCGAACTCCGACACGGAGGCGACGGCCAAGTCCCGCCTGTACTGGCGGGAGAAGCTGCGCGGGGCGCGGATCTTCCCGATGAGCACCGACCACCTCCGCTCCGAGGGCCTCCCGAAGGGGACCTCCGCCCACCGCTTCCTGATCGACAAGGACCTGACGACGCGGGCCCTGGCGATCGCCAGGTCGATGCGGAGCTCGCCGTTCATCTTCATGCTCGCGGTCTACAAGGTCCTGCTGAGGGAGATGTTCGGCAGCACCGACATCGTGGTCCCGACCCTGACCCTGGGCCGCGGCAAGGCGCGGTTCCACGAGACCGTGGGGTCGTTCTTCAACTACGTCCCCCTCAGGACCGACCTGGAGGGCTGCGAGAACTTCCGTGACGTGCTCGCGCGGACCCGGAAGACCTGCGTCGAGGCGTACTCCAACGACATCCCGTTCGCCCAGATCGTGGCGGAGGCGCCGGACATCACCGAGACCTTCGTCGGCGACGACCGGGCGGTGTTCGCCTTCCAGGTCCACCAGTTCCCGTTCGTGATGGAGCGGGAGCGCATCGGCGACCTGGAGTACTCCGACCTGCGGAGGCGGGTGCTGTCCCAGGAGGTCAGCACCGACATCCCCGACGGCGCGCTGTGGACGCTGGGCGTCGACCCCTCCGGCGAGATCATCGGGAACCTGGGGTTCAACAACAACCTGTTCGACGAGAGCACGGTCGTCGAGATCGCGCAGAAATACTGCCGGCTGCTGCGCGAGCTGGTCGACGATCCGGATTCGTCCCTGAAGAAGATCTGA
- a CDS encoding cytochrome P450 family protein has product MNERCPFVLDVTGREVHDQEARVRERGPATMVELPGGVSAWWVNGYQVSRALLTDPRITKSARAHWPAFRNGEIPPDWELISWVAMDNISTVHGKDHMRLRRLVGKAFTPRRVEAMRPRVVEITKDLIEDIATAAPGEVVDLKSRFAKPLPARLVAHLIGLPEEALPGVIEVIDMMADTTVSPAQAQAILAGWRGAMEEFVASKRRNPGEDITSYLITASDDEDGSRLSESELTDTVFAILGAGSETTINFLDNAITALLAHPEQRAMVVGGEASWDDVIEETLRVQAPLASLPLRFAAEDVELDGVTIRQGDPVLINYHALGRDPALHGDPERFDVTRADKENISFGYGPHFCLGAGVARLIGQVSLSMLFDRFPEMTLTVEPDELEPMPTFIMNGHRSLPVRLTAPVAAAA; this is encoded by the coding sequence GTGAATGAACGCTGCCCGTTCGTACTCGACGTGACGGGGCGGGAGGTCCACGACCAGGAGGCCCGCGTCCGTGAGCGCGGACCCGCGACGATGGTCGAGCTGCCCGGCGGTGTCAGCGCCTGGTGGGTGAACGGCTACCAGGTCTCCCGGGCGCTGCTGACCGATCCCCGGATCACCAAGAGCGCCCGAGCCCACTGGCCCGCCTTCAGGAACGGGGAGATACCACCCGACTGGGAGCTGATCAGCTGGGTGGCGATGGACAACATCTCCACCGTGCACGGCAAGGACCACATGCGTCTGCGCAGGCTCGTCGGCAAGGCCTTCACGCCCCGCCGCGTCGAGGCCATGCGGCCGCGCGTAGTGGAGATCACGAAGGACCTCATCGAGGACATCGCCACCGCCGCGCCCGGCGAGGTGGTGGACCTGAAGAGCAGGTTCGCCAAGCCGTTGCCCGCCCGGCTGGTGGCGCACCTGATCGGCCTGCCGGAGGAGGCGCTCCCGGGGGTCATCGAGGTCATCGACATGATGGCGGACACCACGGTCAGCCCCGCGCAGGCGCAGGCGATCCTCGCCGGCTGGCGGGGCGCGATGGAGGAGTTCGTCGCGTCGAAGCGGCGGAACCCCGGCGAGGACATCACGAGCTACCTGATCACGGCGAGCGACGACGAGGACGGCTCGCGGCTGAGCGAGTCGGAGCTCACCGACACCGTCTTCGCGATTCTCGGGGCGGGGTCGGAGACGACGATCAACTTCCTGGACAACGCCATCACCGCGCTGCTGGCCCACCCGGAGCAGCGGGCGATGGTCGTCGGCGGCGAGGCGTCCTGGGACGACGTCATCGAGGAGACGCTGAGGGTGCAGGCGCCGCTGGCCAGCCTGCCCCTCCGCTTCGCGGCCGAGGACGTCGAGCTGGACGGCGTCACCATCCGCCAGGGGGATCCGGTTCTGATCAACTACCACGCCCTGGGACGCGATCCCGCGCTCCACGGCGACCCCGAGCGGTTCGACGTCACCCGCGCCGACAAGGAGAACATCTCGTTCGGGTACGGCCCGCACTTCTGCCTCGGCGCCGGCGTCGCGCGGCTGATCGGCCAGGTCAGCCTGTCGATGCTGTTCGACCGCTTCCCCGAGATGACGCTGACCGTGGAGCCGGACGAGCTGGAGCCGATGCCGACGTTCATCATGAACGGGCACCGGAGCCTGCCGGTCCGCCTGACCGCCCCGGTGGCGGCCGCGGCCTGA
- a CDS encoding extracellular solute-binding protein, translating to MKKEVVVDVWVPDLTFPGWMDRWHQQAAEFEAAHPGCTVRVQGKDFWTFPLEVSKAAAEGRAPALAEYYFYMGQVARDERARDGSPLFTSVEKAIGGRSEILGEPVVIDDVLPVFREYYSLDGDLTSMPSVGTTSLLYANTDLLRAAGVTELPTTWDEVDSVCEAIAGLPGGPDHAITWSNHGTFFQQAVAVQGGHLVGGENGRAGRAERSNLASGEMLAWAEWWRRLHGRGHYLYTGSIPDWAGTLRAFTEQRVALRISSSNDVNYMVRGARANGFGIEVGIFPYNDRVPYAGNAVAGTSIWLANGLDEATRDAALAFLMFLHSPRMAAERHKANSFVPITHASLELLEREGWFDLHPYHRVAVNHVSRYPGRVPAEQRRANGVPPSVGALFGDFAGNQDVMTRAMGDVLALGADPRTRFAEADAEAQRLLDGYNAYALRGGPRPHTSHFVEYFAAAMAGRDYTAADLENVVKLNR from the coding sequence ATGAAGAAAGAGGTCGTCGTCGACGTCTGGGTGCCCGATCTCACCTTCCCCGGGTGGATGGATCGGTGGCACCAGCAGGCGGCGGAGTTCGAGGCGGCGCATCCGGGATGCACGGTGAGGGTCCAGGGGAAGGATTTCTGGACGTTCCCGCTGGAGGTCTCCAAGGCCGCGGCGGAGGGACGCGCGCCCGCGCTCGCGGAGTACTACTTCTACATGGGGCAGGTGGCCAGGGACGAACGGGCCCGTGACGGTTCCCCGCTGTTCACCTCGGTGGAGAAGGCGATCGGCGGCCGGTCGGAGATCCTCGGCGAGCCCGTCGTGATCGACGACGTGCTCCCGGTCTTCCGGGAGTACTACAGCCTCGACGGCGACCTCACGTCCATGCCGTCGGTGGGCACGACGAGCCTCCTGTACGCGAACACCGACCTGCTCCGGGCCGCGGGCGTCACCGAGCTCCCGACGACCTGGGACGAGGTGGACTCGGTGTGCGAGGCGATCGCCGGCCTGCCGGGCGGCCCCGATCACGCGATCACCTGGTCGAACCACGGCACGTTCTTCCAGCAGGCGGTGGCCGTGCAGGGCGGGCACCTCGTCGGAGGCGAGAACGGCCGGGCCGGCCGGGCCGAGCGCAGCAATCTGGCGTCCGGCGAGATGCTGGCCTGGGCCGAATGGTGGCGGCGCCTCCACGGCAGGGGCCACTACCTCTACACGGGCTCCATCCCGGACTGGGCGGGGACCCTCCGGGCGTTCACCGAGCAGCGGGTCGCGCTGCGGATCTCGTCCTCCAACGACGTGAACTACATGGTCCGGGGGGCCAGGGCCAACGGGTTCGGCATCGAGGTGGGCATTTTCCCCTACAACGACCGGGTCCCCTACGCGGGCAACGCCGTCGCCGGCACCTCCATCTGGCTGGCGAACGGCCTCGACGAGGCCACCCGGGACGCCGCGCTGGCGTTCCTGATGTTCCTGCACAGCCCGCGGATGGCCGCCGAGCGACACAAGGCCAACAGCTTCGTCCCGATCACCCACGCGTCGCTGGAACTGCTGGAACGCGAGGGCTGGTTCGACCTGCACCCCTACCACCGGGTGGCCGTCAACCACGTCAGCCGGTACCCGGGCCGCGTGCCGGCCGAACAGCGGCGGGCGAACGGCGTGCCGCCGTCGGTGGGCGCCCTGTTCGGTGACTTCGCGGGAAACCAGGACGTCATGACGCGTGCCATGGGGGACGTGCTCGCGCTGGGGGCGGATCCGCGCACCCGGTTCGCGGAGGCCGACGCCGAGGCCCAGCGGCTGCTCGACGGCTACAACGCCTACGCCCTCCGGGGCGGTCCGCGTCCGCACACCAGCCACTTCGTGGAGTACTTCGCGGCGGCCATGGCCGGGCGCGACTACACGGCGGCGGACCTTGAGAACGTCGTGAAGCTGAACCGCTGA